A window of the Henckelia pumila isolate YLH828 chromosome 3, ASM3356847v2, whole genome shotgun sequence genome harbors these coding sequences:
- the LOC140890636 gene encoding protein NLP6-like translates to MEYLYYVGEGAKEEELGPIGRVFLNGHPESSPDLRLYLEREFPLRDYFVHRDARRYMALPLFESHDQICVGVLEFFGCPFTFEAIVEKLAAANLRSVNISHHSCFKESGFPNKNIVEGQQVALDEINVMIELVRKSPQLQVASVWIPCSECAYADNKMSCLELASSSDVDLLELSDKRIHDFIKSRKFLQLHPWKGVIGRTLESENKLCFCQNFCDFSIIEQPLAHYAQVARL, encoded by the exons ATGGAATATCTCTATTATGTAGGTGAAGGAGCAAAAGAAGAGGAGCTTGGACCAATTGGACGTGTTTTCCTAAATGGCCACCCAGAGTCTTCCCCAGACCTGCGTCTGTATTTGGAAAGAGAGTTTCCACTACGGGATTATTTTGTTCACCGTGATGCAAGAAGATACATGGCTTTGCCTTTGTTTGAGTCACACGACCAGATATGTGTTGGCGTACTCGAGTTTTTTGGATGCCCTTTTACTTTCGAAGCCATAGTAGAAAAATTAGCG GCAGCAAATCTGAGATCAGTGAATATCAGTCATCATTCATGTTTCAAAGAAAGTGGCTTCCccaataaaaat ATTGTTGAAGGCCAACAAGTAGCCCTCGATGAAATCAATGTGATGATTGAGCTAGTGAGAAAGAGTCCCCAACTTCAAGTGGCATCAGTCTGGATCCCTTGCAGTGAATGTGCTTACGCTGATAACAAAATGAGTTGTTTGGAGCTAGCTTCGTCCTCGGATGTTGACCTTCTGGAACTTAGTGATAAGCGGATACACGACTTCATTAAATCCCGCAAGTTCCTTCAGCTGCATCCATGGAAAGGAGTCATTGGAAGAACGCTAGAATCTGAAAATAAGTTGTGTTTTTGTCAAAATTTTTGTGATTTCAGCATAATAGAGCAACCACTGGCACATTACGCACAGGTGGCTAGGCTATAA